A genomic stretch from Schistosoma haematobium chromosome 2, whole genome shotgun sequence includes:
- the YKT6 gene encoding palmitoyltransferase (EggNog:ENOG410VCYH~COG:U) — MKLFSLQILYKTDTSAKLLQASHELSDFGYFQRSSVREFMDFTAKVVCERTARCQRVQIKQQDYICHVYVRHDNLCGVLICDQEYPPRVAQTLLTKATEDFALQCPASTWANMTVGSDPCKKIHEYLQKYQNPTEADGLMRLQNELDETKVILHSTLESLLSRGEKLDDLVERSEGLSLQSKMFYTTAKKTNKCCVIL; from the exons ATGAAGCTATTCTCATTACAGATACTTTATAAAACTGACACATCAGCTAAATTATTACAAGCTTCACATGAACTATCGGACTTCGGTTATTTTCAGCGATCCAGTGTTCGAGAATTTATGGACTTTACTGCTAAAGTGGTCTGTGAACGAACAGCTCGTTGCCAGCGTGTACAAATTAAACAACAAG ATTATATTTGTCATGTTTATGTTCGTCATGATAATCTATGTGGTGTACTAATTTGTGACCAAGAATATCCTCCAAGGGTTGCTCAGACGTTATTAACCAAA GCCACTGAAGATTTCGCACTCCAATGTCCTGCATCCACTTGGGCAAATATGACTGTCGG atcTGATCCATGTAAAAAGATCCATGAATATTTACAGAAATATCAGAATCctaccgaagcagatggtttaaTGCGACTTCAGAATGAATTAGATGAAACTAAAGTTATTTTA CATAGTACATTAGAATCATTATTGTCTAGAGGTGAAAAACTTGATGATTTAGTTGAACGGTCCGAAGGTCTTAGTTTACAATCAAAAATGTTTTATACTACA GcgaagaaaacaaacaaatgctGTGTTATACTGTAA